The following are encoded together in the Kwoniella europaea PYCC6329 chromosome 1, complete sequence genome:
- a CDS encoding glycogen debranching enzyme, with translation MVSLKPTSIQIPLTNGTSTRKETDGHPKTPKTPQDEAIAFFSGESDGRPVQVWELALEDDGGPGEGKDYIRLPPPTRPYVLRFSIRPGTNVTRNGVLKSDFPMDGGEFKRGDWKERRLPTDLSKPVQIDLPISAPGAFCYYIEYDGPTPSSPRVTGRKGYFNVDPIISLPERTPFFTSESVQNPLKDTGAGVVLPKSTNVSLDGLIILSVLAKWMGKSNEWEKHFEEASRRGYNMLHWAPLQQRGYSGSPYSIKDQLSYDQAILVTKDVKDGGVAEIEKVVKMAKEKYGLGSVTDVVLNHMAYDSPWLEEHPEAGYSPHNTPHLAPAVELEDAILTLSTKLPSLGLPTTLHSEGDLQQLIPAIRNAIDEVRLWEYYVFDVRSSVSEVGSSLLQNNPAPTPFDGNLSGNQSPSQLAEVLKHQSSELIDGYKAYSARYCSRVKPEIAAGFIQKAFPNESPENQVKKWGEVLDVLNVDLYAECNDDVNAAVEGIVGRLRFTRLEDGGPKLGEINQERPLVEKYFTRLPSNSTTSKHPKASLALANNGWMWGADPLKNFAEYPSKAYIRRQVIVWDDCVKLRYGTKREDNPWLWDHMIKYTESLASTFDGFRLDNCHSTPLELGVTVIDAGRRVNPNLYIMAELFTGSQEMDLKFVRELGINSLVREAYNGHDVKNFADLLWRFGLGKPVGSMDAACLSSSDELSPPFGKGPSRPCIVTPLQGSVPHAVFYDLTHDNQSPFDKRTAEDALSTGALVTFSRAALGSNKGFDDLYPKLLDLVTDNRLYEVSDPTKENGIGKVKRVLNHLHTQMMEEGYTEGHVHEEGQYIMIHRVHPITHKGYMLIAHCAFKGFQGRGWIKPIKLSRTNISYLFGASVCTDFSQWKSDPKTHKGIPSKLEEIAQPNIVQGQDHDGLYSEISIPERFDPGSIMAMHLMKNNDLGHPLCAHLREGTWALDYVVNRLQKQIGDLPRLSKPLQWLTERFDLIKSTCPAFMRPKYFALVIYEAYKAARRAVVEQSSEFISSGHSFTHDLALCSVQMYGLVKSASINPAKPVASLAAGLPHFAAGWARCWGRDVFISLRGLFLTTGNFPAARDHILSFGSTLKHGLIPNLLDSTRNPRYNCRDGPWWFCQNIQDYTKMCPNGLALLNDKVKRRFPADDTWVEWDHPRAFEYESSVEDLVQEILQRHAEGIEFREYNAGPNLDMDMRDEGFNQKIWVDWDTGIIFGGNRYNCGTWMDKMGSSDKAGNKGLPATPRDGAPVEITGLLKSTLTWVDGLAKAGKWHSKGVQATIKGEKRLVTYKQWADLIQKSFEKCYYVPADPSEDANYDINPGMVNRRGIYKDVYGTPKDREWSDYQLRCNYTLPMIVAPELFTPEKAIGALQIADAVLRGPLGFKTLDPSDSQYRGDYDNSNDSHDQAVAKGWNYHQGPEWGFPTGWFLMAYLKFDRIAGEGKKDPTRTMHYISNILQKHAHHIDHDPWRGLPELTNSNGAYCYDSCNTQAWSASTILDVLEEMHKIGKQ, from the exons ATGGTATCACTCAAACCCACTTCGATTCAAATCCCATTGACCAACGGTACTTCGACCCGTAAAGAGACCGATGGTCATCCGAAGACACCCAAAACACCTCAAGATGAAGCTATTGCGTTCTTCAGTGGGGAAAGTGATGGAAGACCGGTACAGGTATGGGAGTTGgcgttggaagatgatggagggCCGGGAGAGGGCAAAGAT TATATCCGTCTCCCTCCCCCGACCCGACCTTACGTCCTTCGATTCTCCATCCGACCAGGAACCAATGTCACTCGAAATGGTGTACTGAAATCTGATTTCCCCATGGACGGAGGGGAGTTCAAGAGAGgggattggaaagagaggagattACCTACCGATCTGAGCAA ACCTGTCCAAATCGACCTCCCAATCTCAGCACCCGGTGCCTTCTGCTACTACATCGAATACGATGGTCCCACCCCTTCCTCACCCAGAGTGACAGGTCGAAAAGGTTATTTCAACGTTGATCCAATAATCTCTTTACCTGAAAGAACACCATTCTTCACTTCGGAATCCGTCCAAAACCCATTGAAAGATACAGGTGCAGGCGTGGTCTTGCCTAAATCGACGAACGTTTCATTGGACGGTCTGATCATCTTGTCAGTGTTGGCCAAATGGATGGGCAAGAGTAACGAGTGGGAAAAACATTTCGAAGAAGCTTCGAGAAGAGGTTATAACATGTTACATTGGGCGCCATTGCAGCAACGTGGTTATTCAGGTTCACCCTATtcgatcaaagatcaattaTCCTACGACCAAGCTATACTAGTCAccaaagatgtcaaagatggtgGTGTGGCCGAGATTGAGAAAGTCGTTAAGATGGCTAAAGAGAAATACGGACTTGGAAGTGTCACTGATGTGGTATTAAATCATATGGCTTATGATAGTCCATGGTTGGAGGAGCATCCTGAAGCTG GTTACTCACCTCACAACACCCCTCATCTCGCCCCTGCTgtcgaattggaagatgcCATCCTCACCTTATCTACCAAGCTGCCTTCTTTGGGATTGCCCACCACCCTCCACTCAGAAGGTGACCTTCAGCAATTGATCCCCGCAATCCGAAACGCTATCGATGAAGTACGATTATGGGAATATTACGTATTCGACGTTCGAAGCTCCGTATCTGAAGTAGGATCATCCTTACTTCAAAATAATCCTGCTCCTACACCATTCGACGGAAACCTGTCAGGTAATCAATCACCCTCGCAATTAGCCGAAGTACTCAAACACCAATCATCAGAATTGATCGATGGGTACAAGGCTTACTCTGCAAGATATTGCTCAAGAGTCAAACCTGAGATCGCAGCTGGTTTCATCCAAAAAGCATTCCCCAACGAATCACCCGAGAATCAAGTCAAGAAGTGGGGAGAGGTATTGGACGTTTTGAATGTCGATTTGTATGCTGAGtgcaatgatgatgtcaATGCGGCTGTTGAAGGAATTGTAGGAAGATTGAGGTTTacgagattggaagatggtggacCTAAGTTGGGTGAGATCAATCAGGA GCGACCACTTGTCGAGAAATACTTCACCCGTCTCCCATCGAACTCCACCACATCGAAACATCCTAAAGCTTCTCTCGCATTAGCCAACAATGGTTGGATGTGGGGTGCCGACCCGCTGAAAAACTTTGCCGAGTATCCCTCAAAAGCATACATCCGAAGACAGGTGATTGTATGGGACGATTGCGTCAAACTTCGATACGGTACCAAGCGAGAGGATAACCCATGGTTATGGGACCACATGATCAAATACACCGAATCGCTCGCTTCGACTTTCGATGGATTCAGATTAGATAATTGTCATTCCACGCCTCTGGAATTGGGTGTGACTGTCATTGATGCTGGACGAAGAGTCAATCCTAATTTGTATATCATGGCGGAACTTTTCACGGGAAGTcaagagatggatttgaagTTTGTTAGAGAACTTGGTATTAACAGTCTGGTCAGAGAGGCTTATAATGGTCATGATGTCAAGAACTTTGCTGATCT ACTTTGGAGATTTGGTCTTGGCAAACCCGTTG GCTCAATGGACGCAGCCTgtctctcatcatccgacGAACTCTCTCCACCATTCGGTAAAGGCCCCAGTCGACCATGTATTGTCACTCCTTTACAAGGTTCAGTACCTCATGCGGTCTTCTACGACTTGACTCACGATAATCAATCACCGTTTGATAAACGTACTGCTGAAGATGCTTTATCCACCGGTGCACTTGTGACTTTCTCCAGAGCTGCTCTGGGATCGAATAAAGGTTTCGACGATTTGTACCCTAAATTATTGGACTTGGTTACCGATAACAGATTGTATGAGGTGTCTGATCCTACCAAGGAGAATGGCATTGGAAAGGTCAAGAGGGTTTTGAACCATTTACATACCcagatgatggaagagggataCACCGAGGGACACGTACACGAGGAAGGACAG TACATCATGATCCATCGAGTGCACCCTATCACCCACAAGGGTTACATGCTTATTGCCCATTGTGCATTCAAGGGCTTccaaggaagaggatgga TCAAACCCATCAAACTCTCTCGAACCAACATTTCATACCTTTTCGGTGCATCCGTCTGTACCGATTTCTCTCAATGGAAATCTGACCCCAAGACCCACAAAGGTATTCCATCAAAGCTCGAAGAAATCGCTCAACCTAACATCgttcaaggtcaagatcacGATGGGCTATATAGTGAGATCAGCATTCCTGAAAGATTTGATCCAGGTAGTATCATG GCTATGCACTTGATGAAGAATAATGATTTGGGTCATCCCCTCTGTGCGCATTTGAGGGAAGGTACATGGGCGTTAGACTATGTTGTCAACCGATTGCAGAA ACAAATTGGCGATCTACCCAGACTTTCCAAACCTTTACAATGGTTAACTGAGCGATTCGACCTGATCAAATCGACCTGTCCAGCATTCATGCGACCTAAATATTTCGCTTTGGTGATATACGAAGCGTACAAAGCTGCCAGACGAGCCGTTGTGGAACAATCATCCGAATTCATCTCCTCTGGACATTCGTTCACCCACGATTTGGCGCTTTGTTCGGTACAGATGTACGGCTTGGTGAAATCTGCTAGTATCAACCCTGCTAAACCTGTTGCATCACTTGCTGCCGGTTTACCGCACTTCGCCGCTGGATGGGCTAGATGTTGGGGTAGGGATGTT TTCATCTCCCTCAGAGGTCTATTCCTTACCACTGGAAATTTCCCTGCTGCCCGAGACCACATTTTGTCATTTGGCAGTACCCTCAAACACGGATTGATCCCCAACTTACTTGATTCTACCAGAAACCCAAGATACAATTGTCGAGATGGACCAT GGTGGTTCTGTCAAAATATTCAGGATTACACTAAGATGTGTCCCAACGGTCTTGCACTCCTTAACGATAAGGTTAAAAGACGTTTCCCAGCCGATGATACTTGGGTAGAATGGGATCATCCACGAGCGTTCGAATATGAGAGTTCGGTTGAGGATTTGGTACAGGAGATTCTACAGAGACATGCTGAAGGAATTGAGTTTAGGGAATACAAT GCCGGTCCTAATCTCGATATGGAcatgagggatgaagggtTCAACCAGAAAATCTGGGTAGATTGGGATACTGGTATAATCTTCGGTGGTAACCGATACAACTGCGG TACCTGGATGGACAAGATGGGTTCATCTGATAAGGCTGGAAACAAAGGTTTACCTGCCACTCCGAGAGACGGTGCACCAGTGGAAATCACCGGTTTACTCAAGAGTACATTAACCTGGGTCGATGGATTGGCTAAAGCTGGGAAATGGCATTCTAAAGGTGTTCAAGCTACAA TCAAAGGAGAAAAACGATTGGTCACTTACAAACAATGGGCGGATCTTATACAAAAATCATTCGAGAAATGCTATTACGTCCCAGCCGATCCATCTGAAGATGCCAATTACGATATCAACCCCGGTATGGTGAATCGAAGAGGTATTTACAAGGATGTATACGGTACGCCGAAAGATAGAGAATGGAGTGATTATCAA CTCCGATGTAATTACACTCTACCAATGATCGTCGCACCGGAACTGTTCACTCCAGAGAAAGCTATTGGAGCACTGCAGATCGCCGATGCGGTGTTGAGAGGCCCATTAGGATTCAAGACTCTCGATCCGTCAGATTCTCAGTACAGGGGTGATTATGATAACTCGAATGATAGTCATGATCAAGCGGTTGCGAAAGGATGGAAC TACCACCAAGGTCCAGAATGGGGTTTCCCAACTGGATGGTTCTTGATGGCTTACCTCAAGTTTGATAGAATAGCTGGTGAAGGTAAAAAA GACCCAACCCGAACAATGCATTATATCTCTAATATCCTCCAGAAACACGCTCATCATATTGATCATGATCCCTGGAGAGGTCTTCCAGAATTGACTAACAGTA ACGGTGCGTACTGTTACGATTCATGTAACACTCAGGCTTGGAGTGCCAGTACAATTCTGGATGTATTGGAGGAAATGCACAAGATCGGTAAACAGTAG
- a CDS encoding 60S ribosomal protein L44, giving the protein MFNSSTGLVEPGKTCKKHTPHKVTQYKKGKDSLAAQGKRRYDRKQSGYGGQTKPVFHKKAKTTKKVVLRLECTACKTKHQLSLKRCKHFELGGDKKQRGAAISF; this is encoded by the exons ATGTTCAACTCGTCAACAGGACTCGTCGAACCT GGTAAAACCTGCAAGAAGCACACCCCTCACAAGGTGACCCAATACAAGAAGGGTAAAGATTCTCTTGCTGCCCAAGGAAAGCGACGATACGACC GAAAACAATCCGGTTACGGTGGTCAAACCAAACCCGTTTTCCACAAGAAAGCCAAGACC ACCAAGAAAGTCGTACTCCGACTCGAATGTACCGCCTGTAAGACCAAGCACCAACTTTCTCTCAAGCGATGCAAGCACTTCGAGCTCGGTGGTGACAAGAAACAAAGAGGTGCCGCCATCTCTTTCTAA
- a CDS encoding 40S ribosomal protein S18 yields MSFAPLEAHQQFQHILRLLNTNVAGQGKIMYALTEIKGVGRRYANLICKKADVDLNKRAGELNSDELERIVTIMQNPAQFKVPNWFLNRQRDIVDGKNSHVLSNVIDQRLREDLERLKKIRSHRGLRHHWGLRVRGQHTKTTGRRVGKTVVGKKK; encoded by the exons ATGTCGTTCGCTCCCCTCGAGGCTCATCAACAATTCCAA CACATTCTCCGTCTCTTGAACACCAACGTTGCTGGTCAAGGTAAGATCATGTACGCTCTTACCGAGATCAAGGGTGTTGGTCGACGATACGCCAACTTGATCTGCAAGAAGGCCGATGTCGATCTTAACAAGCG AGCCGGTGAATTGAACTCTGATGAACTCGAACGAATCGTCACCATCATGCAAAACCCCGCTCAATTCAAGGTCCCCAACTGGTTCTTGAACAGACAAAGAGATATCGTCGACGGCAAGAACTCTCACGTTCTCTCCAACGTTATCGACCAAAGACTCAGAGAAGATCTCGAacgattgaagaagatcagatcCCACAGAGGTCTTAGACACCACTGGGGTCTCAGAGTTAGAGGTCAACACACCAAGACCAC CGGTCGACGAGTCGGTAAGACCGTTGTCGGCAAGAAGAAGTAA